In one Nicotiana tomentosiformis chromosome 6, ASM39032v3, whole genome shotgun sequence genomic region, the following are encoded:
- the LOC104097750 gene encoding uncharacterized protein isoform X2: protein MSAIVCGKRSFFEDLLSPSPTSASPPISKKLRCSSTSPIRLPSSSPPPLQAAVIDQLRALFPDMNSQLLEKALEECGNDLDAAITRLHGLHVRYAEENSTASEADGEMDSEWVELFVREMMSATSIDDARARASRVLESLEKSISSGSAEAAQNFQKENMILKEQIEMILRDNAILKRAVAIQHERQKEYDVRNEEAQHLKRLIVQYQEELRTLEVNNYAMKMHLQQAQQRNSIPGRFHPDVF from the exons ATGTCTGCTATTGTTTGCGGCAAGAGATCGTTCTTCGAAGATTTACTATCGCCGTCGCCGACTTCAGCATCGCCGCCTATTTCAAAGAAGCTCCGATGTTCCTCCACCTCTCCGATTCGATTACCGTCTTCGTCGCCGCCGCCTCTGCAGGCGGCTGTCATCGATCAGCTGAGAGCTTTGTTTCCTGATATGAACAGTCAG CTTCTTGAGAAAGCCTTGGAGGAGTGTGGCAATGATTTGGATGCTGCCATTACGAGACTGCATGGACTTCATGTTAGATATGCAGAAGAAAATTCTACTGCTTCAGAAGCTGATGGAGAGATGGACAGTG AATGGGTGGAGCTGTTTGTGAGGGAAATGATGAGTGCTACAAGCATAGATGATGCTAGGGCTCGCGCATCAAGAGTGTTGGAGAGCTTAGAGAAATCTATTAGTTCAGGTAGTGCAGAAGCAGCTCAAAATTTTCAAAAG GAAAATATGATACTGAAGGAGCAAATAGAAATGATTCTTCGAGACAATGCCATTCTCAAACGTGCAGTGGCAATCCAACATGAACGTCAAAAGGAGTACGATGTTAGGAATGAGGAAGCACAGCATCTGAAGCGGTTGATTGTTCAATATCAAGAGGAATTGAGAACTCTTGAG GTCAACAATTATGCTATGAAAATGCATTTGCAGCAGGCTCAGCAACGCAACTCTATCCCTGGACGCTTCCATCCAGACGTCTTCTAA
- the LOC104097751 gene encoding uncharacterized protein, with product MDDDIKYCRVLDAVTKDAKELPVVELLEYMRTFIEHWTNEKLLNAKGTFTYIGKKYNKELEDNKTLSQKMRARASIDYIHTVIDGVKRFIVCLLNKRCSCGQFQVDELPCPHDLAALRHRNKSYENYCSPYYTRESFLQTYEIPVDSLPDESKWNMPQHIAEEVVMPPTGKSQPAKPQK from the exons ATGGACGATGACATCAAATATTGCAGAGTCCTTGATGCGGTAACCAAAGATGCAAAAGAGCTGCCCGTAGTAGAACTATTAGAGTACATGAGGACTTTTATTGAACATTGGACTAACGAAAAGTTATTGAATGCAAAGGGAACGTTCACATACATTggaaaaaaatacaacaaagagtTGGAGGACAATAAGACTTTATCGCAGAAGATGAGA GCGAGGGCTTCAATAGATTATATCCATACTGTGATAGATGGTGTGAAGCGCTTCATTGTTTGTCTTCTAAATAAGAGATGTAGTTGTGGACAATTTCAGGTTGATGAACTTCCATGTCCACATGATTTGGCGGCTTTGAGGCACAGGAACAAGTCTTATGAAAACTATTGTTCTCCTTATTACACGAGGGAGAGCTTTCTGCAGACTTATGAAATACCAGTAGATTCGCTGCCTGATGAAAGCAAATGGAATATGCCACAACATATAGCTGAAGAAGTTGTAATGCCACCTACTGGGAAAAGCCAGCCAGCGAAACCTCAAAAATAG
- the LOC104097750 gene encoding uncharacterized protein isoform X1, protein MSAIVCGKRSFFEDLLSPSPTSASPPISKKLRCSSTSPIRLPSSSPPPLQAAVIDQLRALFPDMNSQLLEKALEECGNDLDAAITRLHGLHVRYAEENSTASEADGEMDSGTEPITSVLNDLPADGAEWVELFVREMMSATSIDDARARASRVLESLEKSISSGSAEAAQNFQKENMILKEQIEMILRDNAILKRAVAIQHERQKEYDVRNEEAQHLKRLIVQYQEELRTLEVNNYAMKMHLQQAQQRNSIPGRFHPDVF, encoded by the exons ATGTCTGCTATTGTTTGCGGCAAGAGATCGTTCTTCGAAGATTTACTATCGCCGTCGCCGACTTCAGCATCGCCGCCTATTTCAAAGAAGCTCCGATGTTCCTCCACCTCTCCGATTCGATTACCGTCTTCGTCGCCGCCGCCTCTGCAGGCGGCTGTCATCGATCAGCTGAGAGCTTTGTTTCCTGATATGAACAGTCAG CTTCTTGAGAAAGCCTTGGAGGAGTGTGGCAATGATTTGGATGCTGCCATTACGAGACTGCATGGACTTCATGTTAGATATGCAGAAGAAAATTCTACTGCTTCAGAAGCTGATGGAGAGATGGACAGTG GTACAGAGCCCATTACTTCTGTCCTAAATGATCTTCCGGCTGATGGTGCAGAATGGGTGGAGCTGTTTGTGAGGGAAATGATGAGTGCTACAAGCATAGATGATGCTAGGGCTCGCGCATCAAGAGTGTTGGAGAGCTTAGAGAAATCTATTAGTTCAGGTAGTGCAGAAGCAGCTCAAAATTTTCAAAAG GAAAATATGATACTGAAGGAGCAAATAGAAATGATTCTTCGAGACAATGCCATTCTCAAACGTGCAGTGGCAATCCAACATGAACGTCAAAAGGAGTACGATGTTAGGAATGAGGAAGCACAGCATCTGAAGCGGTTGATTGTTCAATATCAAGAGGAATTGAGAACTCTTGAG GTCAACAATTATGCTATGAAAATGCATTTGCAGCAGGCTCAGCAACGCAACTCTATCCCTGGACGCTTCCATCCAGACGTCTTCTAA